In Panthera tigris isolate Pti1 chromosome C1, P.tigris_Pti1_mat1.1, whole genome shotgun sequence, the following proteins share a genomic window:
- the ZNF644 gene encoding zinc finger protein 644 isoform X4, which produces MRLFLQRDVNKTKSRLNVLNGLANNMDDLKINTDITGAKEELLDNNSFISDKESGVHKPKDCQTSFQKNNTLTLPEELSKDKSEKALSGGQSTLFIHAGAPTVSSENFILPKGAAVNGPVSHSSLAKTSSMNKGSVSLTTGQPVDQPTTESCSALKVAPDLQLSTPQKANQHQVLFLLSDVAHAKNPTHSIKKLPTSASVGCDIQNSVGSSIKSDSTLINQVEVGEDSDDLLVKDDCVDTLTGISSGTDEFRSENETNWDPQKEFIQFLMTNEDTADKAPVHSKVGLEKKRKRKMDVSKITRYTEDCFSDSNCVPNKSKMLEVDFLEQNEELQAIDSQKYALSKVKPESTDEDLESVDAFQHLIYNPDKCGEDSSPVHTSTFLSNTLKKKCEESDSESPATFSTEEPSFYPCTKCNVNFREKKHLHRHMMYHLDGNSHFRHLNVPRPYACRECGRTFRDRNSLLKHMIIHQERRQKLMEEIRELKELQDEGRSARLQCPQCVFGTNCPKTFVQHAKTHEKDKRYYCCEECNFMAVTENELECHRGIAHGAVVKCPIVSSDIAQRKTQKKTFMKDSVIGSSKKSATYICKMCPFTTSARSILKKHMEYLHSSSCVDSYGSPLGLDKRKSDILEEPIDIDSTKPLIKQQSTTFPKNSALKQDVKRTFGSSSQSSNFSKFHKRPHRVQKARKSIAQSGVNVCNQNNSHKTVMIKSSTDQKPKYFHQAAKEKSNAKANSNYLYRHKYENYRMIKKSGESYPLHFKKEEASSLNSLHLFSSSSNSHNNSFISDPQNSDTKRPESFREHRRVAVKRVVKESKKESSVGGEDLDSYPDFLHKMTVVVLQKLNSAEKKDSYETEDESSWDNVELGDYTTQAIEDETYNDINQEHVNLFPLFKSKVEGQEPGENATLSYDQNDGFYFEYYEDAGTNNFLHEIHDPQHLENAETSLSKHSSVFHWTDLSLEKKSCPYCPATFETGVGLSNHVRGHLHRAGLSYEARHVVSPEQIATSDKMQHFKRTGTGTPVKRVRKAIEKSETTSEHTCQLCGGWFDTKIGLSNHVRGHLKRLGKTKWDAHKSPICVLNEMMQNEEKYEKILKALNSRRIIPRPFVAQKLASSDDFLSQNVIPLEAYRNGLKTEALSVSASEEEGLSFLNEYDETKPELPSGKKNQSLTLIELLKNKRMGEERNSAISPQKIHNQTARKRFVQKCVLPLSEDSPLMYQPQRMDLTMHSGMPVKLRTCVHCNTTFTSAVSLSNHLRAYARKKSAGLLTGTALDCKQKKSRSRSGSKKKMLTLPHGADEVYILRCSHVKLSVYKY; this is translated from the exons aCTAAATGTGTTAAATGGGCTTGCCAACAATATGGATGATTTGAAGATAAACACCGATATTACTGGTGCTAAAGAAGAACTCCTAGATAACAACAGTTTTATCTCAGACAAAGAGAGTGGAGTTCATAAACCAAAAGATTGTCAGAcatcatttcagaaaaataatacacTCACTCTGCCTGAAGAACTGTCAAAGGACAAATCTGAAAAAGCCTTAAGTGGAGGCCAGTCTACTCTATTTATACATGCTGGTGCTCCTACTGTTTCTAGTGAAAACTTTATCTTGCCTAAAGGAGCTGCTGTTAATGGACCAGTTTCACACTCCTCCttagctaagacttccagtatgaATAAAGGCAGTGTTTCATTAACCACTGGACAACCTGTGGATCAGCCAACAACAGAATCTTGTTCAGCTTTGAAGGTGGCACCTGATCTTCAGCTATCTACACCACAGAAAGCAAATCAAcaccaagttttatttttgttatcagATGTAGCACATGCTAAGAATCCAACCCATTCCATTAAAAAACTACCTACCTCTGCTTCCGTTGGTTGTGACATTCAGAATTCAGTAGGGAGTAGTATAAAGTCAGATAGCACTTTAATAAACCAAGTAGAGGTGGGTGAGGATAGTGATGATTTATTGGTAAAAGATGATTGTGTCGATACATTAACAGGAATCTCCTCAGGTACAGATGAATTTAGGTCAGAAAATGAGACAAACTGGGATCCCCAAAAAGAGTTCATTCAGTTTCTTATGACTAATGAAGACACAGCGGATAAAGCTCCAGTTCACTCCAAAGTAGgtctagaaaaaaagagaaagcggAAAATGGATGTAAGCAAGATAACTCGTTACACGGAAGATTGCTTTAGTGATTCAAATTGTGTACCCAATAAGTCAAAAATGCTAGAAGTAGACTTTCTAGAACAGAATGAAGAACTACAAGCAATAGACTCACAGAAATATGCATTATCAAAAGTGAAGCCTGAATCAACTGATGAAGACTTGGAATCTGTGGATGCTTTTCAGCATCTAATTTATAACCCAGATAAGTGTGGCGAAGACAGTTCACCCGTTCATACTAGCACTTTTCTTTCTAataccttaaaaaagaaatgtgaagaaagtGATTCCGAGTCACCTGCTACTTTCAGCACCGAAGAGCCATCATTTTACCCCTGTACAAAGTGCAATGTGAATTTTAGGGAGAAGAAGCACCTCCACAGGCATATGATGTATCATTTAGATGGGAATAGCCACTTTCGTCATCTTAACGTCCCAAGGCCATATGCTTGTAGAGAATGTGGACGGACATTTCGAGATCGTAACTCACTTCTAAAGCATATGATTATTCaccaagaaagaagacagaagctGATGGAGGAAATTCGCGAATTGAAAGAACTTCAGGATGAAGGAAGAAGTGCACGATTACAGTGCCCTCAGTGTGTGTTTGGTACCAATTGCCCTAAAACATTTGTGCAGCATGCTAAAACCcatgaaaaagataaaaggtaCTACTGCTGTGAAGAGTGTAACTTCATGGCAGTGACAGAAAATGAATTAGAATGCCATCGAGGCATTGCCCATGGAGCGGTGGTAAAATGCCCTATTGTCAGTTCTGATATAGCCCAGAGAAAAACGCAAAAAAAGACTTTCATGAAAGACTCTGTTATAGGATCATCCAAAAAATCAGCTACCTACATATGTAAGATGTGTCCTTTTACGACTTCAGccagaagtattttaaaaaaacacatggagTACTTGCATTCATCATCATGTGTTGATTCATATGGTAGTCCACTTGGActtgataaaagaaaaagtgacattCTTGAAGAACCTATAGATATTGATAGCACTAAACCATTAATTAAACAACAGTCAACCACATTTCCAAAGAACTCTGCTTTAAAACAAGATGTAAAGCGAACATTTGGATCATCCTCACAATCaagtaatttttccaaattcCATAAGCGTCCACACAGAGTACAAAAAGCTCGGAAAAGCATTGCCCAGTCAGGTGTAAATGTGTGCAATCAAAACAATTCTCACAAGACTGTTATGATTAAAAGCAGCACTGACCAAAAACCTAAGTATTTCCAtcaagcagcaaaagaaaaatctaatgCCAAGGCGAATAGCAACTATTTATATAGACACAAATATGAAAACTACAGAATGATCAAAAAATCAGGTGAATCATATCCTCtacatttcaaaaaagaagaagccagTTCACTAAACTCTTTACATCTGTTCTCATCATCAAGTAATTCTCACAACAATAGTTTTATTTCAGACCCTCAAAACTCTGACACGAAAAGGCCAGAAAGCTTCAGAGAACACAGGCGTGTAGCTGTAAAGAGAGTAGTTAAGGAATCCAAGAAGGAAAGTTCTGTTGGAGGAGAAGACTTGGATAGCTATCCAGATTTCTTGCATAAAATGACTGTTGTTGTTTTGCAAAAACTTAATTCTGCTGAAAAGAAAGATAGCTATGAAACAGAAGATGAAAGTTCCTGGGATAATGTTGAGCTAGGTGACTACACTACACAGGCCATAGAAGATGAAACCTATAATGATATTAATCAAGAACATGTAAACTTATTCCCGCTTTTTAAAAGCAAGGTAGAAGGTCAAGAGCCTGGAGAAAATGCTACCCTTAGTTATGACCAAAATGATGGCTTTTATTTTGAATACTATGAAGATGCTGGAACTAATAACTTTTTGCATGAGATACATGATCCTCAGCATTTAGAAAACGCAGAAACTTCATTGTCAAAGCATAGTTCTGTTTTTCACTGGACTGATCTGTCTCTTGAGAAGAAATCATGTCCTTACTGCCCAGCAACATTTGAAACAGGTGTTGGGTTATCAAATCATGTTCGAGGACATCTTCACAGAGCTGGATTAAGCTATGAAGCCCGTCATGTTGTATCACCGGAACAAATAGCCACAAGCGACAAAATGCAACATTTCAAAAGAACTGGCACAGGGACACCTGTTAAGCGAGTTAGAAAAG ctatagAGAAGTCTGAAACCACTTCTGAACACACTTGTCAGCTCTGTGGTGGTTGGTTTGATACTAAAATTGGATTATCGAATCATGTTAGAGGCCATCTGAAAAGACTTGGAAAGACCAAATGGGATGCTCATAAATCTCCAATCTGTGTTTTGAATGAAATgatgcaaaatgaagaaaaatatgaaaaaatcttaaaagcattgAACAGTCGTCGTATTATTCCCAGACCATTTGTAGCTCAAAAACTTGCATCAAGTGATGACTTTCTATCTCAAAATGTTATACCTCTTGAAGCATACCGTAATGGCCTAAAGACTGAAGCTTTATCAGTGTCTGCGTCAGAAGAGGAAGGGCTGAGTTTCTTAAATGAATATGATGAAACAAAACCAGAACTGCCCAGTGGAAAAAAGAATCAGTCTCTTACACTGATAgaactgcttaaaaataaaaggatgggagaagaaaggaattcTGCTATTTCTCCTCAAAAAATTCATAATCAAACTGCAAGAAAGAGATTTGTTCAGAAGTGTGTTCTTCCATTAAGTGAAGACAGCCCGTTGATGTATCAGCCACAAAGAATGGACTTGACTATGCACTCAG
- the ZNF644 gene encoding zinc finger protein 644 isoform X3, protein MRLFLQRDVNKTKSRLNVLNGLANNMDDLKINTDITGAKEELLDNNSFISDKESGVHKPKDCQTSFQKNNTLTLPEELSKDKSEKALSGGQSTLFIHAGAPTVSSENFILPKGAAVNGPVSHSSLAKTSSMNKGSVSLTTGQPVDQPTTESCSALKVAPDLQLSTPQKANQHQVLFLLSDVAHAKNPTHSIKKLPTSASVGCDIQNSVGSSIKSDSTLINQVEVGEDSDDLLVKDDCVDTLTGISSGTDEFRSENETNWDPQKEFIQFLMTNEDTADKAPVHSKVGLEKKRKRKMDVSKITRYTEDCFSDSNCVPNKSKMLEVDFLEQNEELQAIDSQKYALSKVKPESTDEDLESVDAFQHLIYNPDKCGEDSSPVHTSTFLSNTLKKKCEESDSESPATFSTEEPSFYPCTKCNVNFREKKHLHRHMMYHLDGNSHFRHLNVPRPYACRECGRTFRDRNSLLKHMIIHQERRQKLMEEIRELKELQDEGRSARLQCPQCVFGTNCPKTFVQHAKTHEKDKRYYCCEECNFMAVTENELECHRGIAHGAVVKCPIVSSDIAQRKTQKKTFMKDSVIGSSKKSATYICKMCPFTTSARSILKKHMEYLHSSSCVDSYGSPLGLDKRKSDILEEPIDIDSTKPLIKQQSTTFPKNSALKQDVKRTFGSSSQSSNFSKFHKRPHRVQKARKSIAQSGVNVCNQNNSHKTVMIKSSTDQKPKYFHQAAKEKSNAKANSNYLYRHKYENYRMIKKSGESYPLHFKKEEASSLNSLHLFSSSSNSHNNSFISDPQNSDTKRPESFREHRRVAVKRVVKESKKESSVGGEDLDSYPDFLHKMTVVVLQKLNSAEKKDSYETEDESSWDNVELGDYTTQAIEDETYNDINQEHVNLFPLFKSKVEGQEPGENATLSYDQNDGFYFEYYEDAGTNNFLHEIHDPQHLENAETSLSKHSSVFHWTDLSLEKKSCPYCPATFETGVGLSNHVRGHLHRAGLSYEARHVVSPEQIATSDKMQHFKRTGTGTPVKRVRKAIEKSETTSEHTCQLCGGWFDTKIGLSNHVRGHLKRLGKTKWDAHKSPICVLNEMMQNEEKYEKILKALNSRRIIPRPFVAQKLASSDDFLSQNVIPLEAYRNGLKTEALSVSASEEEGLSFLNEYDETKPELPSGKKNQSLTLIELLKNKRMGEERNSAISPQKIHNQTARKRFVQKCVLPLSEDSPLMYQPQRMDLTMHSALDCKQKKSRSRSGSKKKMLTLPHGADEVYILRCRFCGLVFRGPLSVQEDWIKHLQRHIVNANLPRTGAGMVEVTSLLKKPASITETSFSLLMAEAAS, encoded by the exons aCTAAATGTGTTAAATGGGCTTGCCAACAATATGGATGATTTGAAGATAAACACCGATATTACTGGTGCTAAAGAAGAACTCCTAGATAACAACAGTTTTATCTCAGACAAAGAGAGTGGAGTTCATAAACCAAAAGATTGTCAGAcatcatttcagaaaaataatacacTCACTCTGCCTGAAGAACTGTCAAAGGACAAATCTGAAAAAGCCTTAAGTGGAGGCCAGTCTACTCTATTTATACATGCTGGTGCTCCTACTGTTTCTAGTGAAAACTTTATCTTGCCTAAAGGAGCTGCTGTTAATGGACCAGTTTCACACTCCTCCttagctaagacttccagtatgaATAAAGGCAGTGTTTCATTAACCACTGGACAACCTGTGGATCAGCCAACAACAGAATCTTGTTCAGCTTTGAAGGTGGCACCTGATCTTCAGCTATCTACACCACAGAAAGCAAATCAAcaccaagttttatttttgttatcagATGTAGCACATGCTAAGAATCCAACCCATTCCATTAAAAAACTACCTACCTCTGCTTCCGTTGGTTGTGACATTCAGAATTCAGTAGGGAGTAGTATAAAGTCAGATAGCACTTTAATAAACCAAGTAGAGGTGGGTGAGGATAGTGATGATTTATTGGTAAAAGATGATTGTGTCGATACATTAACAGGAATCTCCTCAGGTACAGATGAATTTAGGTCAGAAAATGAGACAAACTGGGATCCCCAAAAAGAGTTCATTCAGTTTCTTATGACTAATGAAGACACAGCGGATAAAGCTCCAGTTCACTCCAAAGTAGgtctagaaaaaaagagaaagcggAAAATGGATGTAAGCAAGATAACTCGTTACACGGAAGATTGCTTTAGTGATTCAAATTGTGTACCCAATAAGTCAAAAATGCTAGAAGTAGACTTTCTAGAACAGAATGAAGAACTACAAGCAATAGACTCACAGAAATATGCATTATCAAAAGTGAAGCCTGAATCAACTGATGAAGACTTGGAATCTGTGGATGCTTTTCAGCATCTAATTTATAACCCAGATAAGTGTGGCGAAGACAGTTCACCCGTTCATACTAGCACTTTTCTTTCTAataccttaaaaaagaaatgtgaagaaagtGATTCCGAGTCACCTGCTACTTTCAGCACCGAAGAGCCATCATTTTACCCCTGTACAAAGTGCAATGTGAATTTTAGGGAGAAGAAGCACCTCCACAGGCATATGATGTATCATTTAGATGGGAATAGCCACTTTCGTCATCTTAACGTCCCAAGGCCATATGCTTGTAGAGAATGTGGACGGACATTTCGAGATCGTAACTCACTTCTAAAGCATATGATTATTCaccaagaaagaagacagaagctGATGGAGGAAATTCGCGAATTGAAAGAACTTCAGGATGAAGGAAGAAGTGCACGATTACAGTGCCCTCAGTGTGTGTTTGGTACCAATTGCCCTAAAACATTTGTGCAGCATGCTAAAACCcatgaaaaagataaaaggtaCTACTGCTGTGAAGAGTGTAACTTCATGGCAGTGACAGAAAATGAATTAGAATGCCATCGAGGCATTGCCCATGGAGCGGTGGTAAAATGCCCTATTGTCAGTTCTGATATAGCCCAGAGAAAAACGCAAAAAAAGACTTTCATGAAAGACTCTGTTATAGGATCATCCAAAAAATCAGCTACCTACATATGTAAGATGTGTCCTTTTACGACTTCAGccagaagtattttaaaaaaacacatggagTACTTGCATTCATCATCATGTGTTGATTCATATGGTAGTCCACTTGGActtgataaaagaaaaagtgacattCTTGAAGAACCTATAGATATTGATAGCACTAAACCATTAATTAAACAACAGTCAACCACATTTCCAAAGAACTCTGCTTTAAAACAAGATGTAAAGCGAACATTTGGATCATCCTCACAATCaagtaatttttccaaattcCATAAGCGTCCACACAGAGTACAAAAAGCTCGGAAAAGCATTGCCCAGTCAGGTGTAAATGTGTGCAATCAAAACAATTCTCACAAGACTGTTATGATTAAAAGCAGCACTGACCAAAAACCTAAGTATTTCCAtcaagcagcaaaagaaaaatctaatgCCAAGGCGAATAGCAACTATTTATATAGACACAAATATGAAAACTACAGAATGATCAAAAAATCAGGTGAATCATATCCTCtacatttcaaaaaagaagaagccagTTCACTAAACTCTTTACATCTGTTCTCATCATCAAGTAATTCTCACAACAATAGTTTTATTTCAGACCCTCAAAACTCTGACACGAAAAGGCCAGAAAGCTTCAGAGAACACAGGCGTGTAGCTGTAAAGAGAGTAGTTAAGGAATCCAAGAAGGAAAGTTCTGTTGGAGGAGAAGACTTGGATAGCTATCCAGATTTCTTGCATAAAATGACTGTTGTTGTTTTGCAAAAACTTAATTCTGCTGAAAAGAAAGATAGCTATGAAACAGAAGATGAAAGTTCCTGGGATAATGTTGAGCTAGGTGACTACACTACACAGGCCATAGAAGATGAAACCTATAATGATATTAATCAAGAACATGTAAACTTATTCCCGCTTTTTAAAAGCAAGGTAGAAGGTCAAGAGCCTGGAGAAAATGCTACCCTTAGTTATGACCAAAATGATGGCTTTTATTTTGAATACTATGAAGATGCTGGAACTAATAACTTTTTGCATGAGATACATGATCCTCAGCATTTAGAAAACGCAGAAACTTCATTGTCAAAGCATAGTTCTGTTTTTCACTGGACTGATCTGTCTCTTGAGAAGAAATCATGTCCTTACTGCCCAGCAACATTTGAAACAGGTGTTGGGTTATCAAATCATGTTCGAGGACATCTTCACAGAGCTGGATTAAGCTATGAAGCCCGTCATGTTGTATCACCGGAACAAATAGCCACAAGCGACAAAATGCAACATTTCAAAAGAACTGGCACAGGGACACCTGTTAAGCGAGTTAGAAAAG ctatagAGAAGTCTGAAACCACTTCTGAACACACTTGTCAGCTCTGTGGTGGTTGGTTTGATACTAAAATTGGATTATCGAATCATGTTAGAGGCCATCTGAAAAGACTTGGAAAGACCAAATGGGATGCTCATAAATCTCCAATCTGTGTTTTGAATGAAATgatgcaaaatgaagaaaaatatgaaaaaatcttaaaagcattgAACAGTCGTCGTATTATTCCCAGACCATTTGTAGCTCAAAAACTTGCATCAAGTGATGACTTTCTATCTCAAAATGTTATACCTCTTGAAGCATACCGTAATGGCCTAAAGACTGAAGCTTTATCAGTGTCTGCGTCAGAAGAGGAAGGGCTGAGTTTCTTAAATGAATATGATGAAACAAAACCAGAACTGCCCAGTGGAAAAAAGAATCAGTCTCTTACACTGATAgaactgcttaaaaataaaaggatgggagaagaaaggaattcTGCTATTTCTCCTCAAAAAATTCATAATCAAACTGCAAGAAAGAGATTTGTTCAGAAGTGTGTTCTTCCATTAAGTGAAGACAGCCCGTTGATGTATCAGCCACAAAGAATGGACTTGACTATGCACTCAG